A window of the Mangifera indica cultivar Alphonso unplaced genomic scaffold, CATAS_Mindica_2.1 Un_0105, whole genome shotgun sequence genome harbors these coding sequences:
- the LOC123207802 gene encoding uncharacterized protein LOC123207802 isoform X2 produces the protein MEDGDSGHNRSDSLKSEIAKFTDKGGLVDYDGVEKLVQLMMPEKKIDLVCRSVLAGVVAATDKLDCLNWFVQLKGLPVYDEWLQEVHKGKIGDGNSPKDGDRSIEEFLLILLRALDKLPINLHALQMCNIGKSVNHLRTHKNLEIQKKARSLVDTWKKRVEAEMDAKPNQGVSWPARRRLPEVTPGGNRQSGGSSEVAVKSLVMQPTASKTASVKLVPGETTAKSAFASPVSVKSVPSPTSVGTNLKDGQSRNYAVGGAIELPSNPAKDETSAEPSLVNQHLRGSVPSQPSVSSLRVDNSETGNISSWSSTGKHSAISIPSILPDRAEQPFPIVATGGPQRMLGPPTAATPFSPDVFRGSVLSSSPAVTFPSTSFQYPVFPFGNSFPLPSATFSGGSATYVDASSDGRLCFPGVNSQLLGPAGVEDGDSGHNRSDSLKSEIAKFTDKGGLVDYDGVEKLVQLMMPEKKIDLVCRSVLAGVVAATDKLDCLNWFVQLKGLPVYDEWLQEVHKGKIGDGNSPKDGDRSIEEFLLILLRALDKLPINLHALQMCNIGKSVNHLCTHKNLEIQKKARSLVDTWKKRVEAEMDAKPNQGVSWPARCRLPEVTPGGNRQSGGSSEVAVKSLVMQPTASKTASVKLVPGETTAKSAFASPVSVKSVPSPTSVGTNLKDGQSRNYAVGGAIELPSNPAKDETSAEPSLVNQHLRGSVPSQPSVSSLRVDNSETGNISSWSSTGKHSAISIPSILPDRAEQPFPIVATGGPQRMLGPPTAATPFSPDVFRGSVLSSSPAVTFPSTSFQYPVFPFGNSFPLPSATFSGGSATYVDASSDGRLCFPGVNSQLLGPAGVEDGDSGHNRSDSLKSEIAKFTDKGGLVDYDGVEKLVQLMMPEKKIDLVCRSVLAGVVAATDKLDCLNWFVQLKGLPVYDEWLQEVHKGKIGDGNSPKDGDRSIEEFLLILLRALDKLPINLHALQMCNIGKSVNHLCTHKNLEIQKKARSLVDTWKKRVEAEMDAKPNQGVSWPARCRLPEVTPGGNRQSGGSSEVAVKSLVMQPTASKTASVKLVPGETTAKSAFASPVFVKSVPSPTSVGTNLKDGQSRNYAVGGAIELPSNPAKDETSAEPSLVNQHLRGSVPSQPTVSSLRVDNSETGNISSWSSTGKHSAISIPSILPDRAEQPFPIVATGGPQRMLGPPTAATPFSPDVFRGSVLSSSPAVTFPSTSFQYPVFPFGNSFPLPSATFSGGSATYVDASSGGRLCFPGVNSQLLGPAGAVSSHYPRPYVVNLADGSNSVGAESSRKWGRQVLDPNAGPGGPDIEGRDEMSSLALRQLSVASSHAQAEEQARMYHIAGGILKRREPEGGWDGCKQSSWQ, from the coding sequence ATGGAGGATGGGGATTCTGGTCACAATAGATCAGATAGTCTAAAATCTGAGATTGCCAAATTTACTGATAAAGGGGGACTTGTAGACTATGATGGCGTAGAGAAATTGGTGCAGCTCATGATGCCtgagaaaaaaatagatttggTTTGCCGATCAGTGCTTGCTGGTGTGGTGGCTGCGACAGACAAATTGGATTGCCTTAATTGGTTTGTGCAGCTTAAGGGTTTACCTGTTTATGATGAATGGCTTCAAGAGGTCCACAAAGGAAAGATTGGTGATGGTAACAGCCCCAAAGACGGTGATAGATCAATTGAggaatttctcttaattttacTTCGTGCACTTGATAAACTGCCTATAAATCTTCATGCACTACAAATGTGTAACATTGGCAAGTCTGTTAATCATTTGCGTACACACAAGAATTTGGAAATTCAGAAGAAAGCAAGGAGTTTAGTTGACACCTGGAAGAAACGTGTTGAGGCTGAAATGGATGCAAAACCAAATCAGGGTGTCTCCTGGCCAGCTAGACGCAGGCTTCCAGAAGTTACTCCTGGTGGGAACAGACAATCTGGTGGATCCTCTGAGGTTGCTGTAAAGAGCTTGGTGATGCAGCCTACTGCTTCTAAAACTGCTTCAGTCAAGCTTGTACCGGGGGAGACCACTGCAAAGTCAGCATTTGCATCACCGGTGTCTGTGAAATCAGTACCATCACCTACATCAGTGGGCACAAACCTAAAAGATGGACAATCTCGTAATTATGCTGTTGGTGGTGCAATTGAACTTCCTTCAAATCCGGCAAAGGATGAGACTAGCGCTGAACCATCCCTGGTTAACCAGCACCTTAGAGGCAGTGTGCCATCCCAGCCATCTGTTTCAAGCCTTCGGGTGGATAATTCAGAGACAGGGAACATTTCTTCATGGTCTTCCACTGGGAAGCACTCAGCCATATCAATTCCATCTATTTTGCCTGATAGAGCTGAGCAGCCTTTTCCCATTGTTGCCACTGGTGGGCCCCAAAGGATGTTGGGTCCCCCTACTGCTGCTACTCCATTTAGTCCTGATGTTTTCAGAGGCTCAGTGCTGTCATCTTCTCCGGCAGTGACCTTTCCATCCACCTCATTTCAGTATCCGGTCTTCCCTTTTGGTAACAGTTTTCCTCTCCCATCGGCAACCTTTTCTGGTGGTTCAGCAACATATGTGGATGCATCATCTGATGGGAGGCTGTGCTTCCCTGGAGTCAATTCACAATTATTAGGACCTGCTGGTGTGGAGGATGGGGATTCTGGTCACAATAGATCAGATAGTCTAAAATCTGAGATTGCCAAATTTACTGATAAAGGGGGACTTGTAGACTATGATGGCGTAGAGAAATTGGTGCAGCTCATGATGCCtgagaaaaaaatagatttggTTTGCCGATCAGTGCTTGCTGGTGTGGTGGCTGCGACAGACAAATTGGATTGCCTTAATTGGTTTGTGCAGCTTAAGGGTTTACCTGTTTATGATGAATGGCTTCAAGAGGTCCACAAAGGAAAGATTGGTGATGGTAACAGCCCCAAAGACGGTGATAGATCAATTGAggaatttctcttaattttacTTCGTGCACTTGATAAACTGCCTATAAATCTTCATGCACTACAAATGTGTAACATTGGCAAGTCTGTTAATCATTTGTGTACACACAAGAATTTGGAAATTCAGAAGAAAGCAAGGAGTTTAGTTGACACCTGGAAGAAACGTGTTGAGGCTGAAATGGATGCAAAACCAAATCAGGGTGTCTCCTGGCCAGCTAGATGCAGGCTTCCAGAAGTTACTCCTGGTGGGAACAGACAATCTGGTGGATCCTCTGAGGTTGCTGTAAAGAGCTTGGTGATGCAGCCTACTGCTTCTAAAACTGCTTCAGTCAAGCTTGTACCGGGGGAGACCACTGCAAAGTCAGCATTTGCATCACCGGTGTCTGTGAAATCAGTACCATCACCTACATCAGTGGGCACAAACCTAAAAGATGGACAATCTCGTAATTATGCTGTTGGTGGTGCAATTGAACTTCCTTCAAATCCGGCAAAGGATGAGACTAGCGCTGAACCATCCCTGGTTAACCAGCACCTTAGAGGCAGTGTGCCATCCCAGCCATCTGTTTCAAGCCTTCGGGTGGATAATTCAGAGACAGGGAACATTTCTTCATGGTCTTCCACTGGGAAGCACTCAGCCATATCAATTCCATCTATTTTGCCTGATAGAGCTGAGCAGCCTTTTCCCATTGTTGCCACTGGTGGGCCCCAAAGGATGTTGGGTCCCCCTACTGCTGCTACTCCATTTAGTCCTGATGTTTTCAGAGGCTCAGTGCTGTCATCTTCTCCGGCAGTGACCTTTCCATCCACCTCATTTCAGTATCCGGTCTTCCCTTTTGGTAACAGTTTTCCTCTCCCATCGGCAACCTTTTCTGGTGGTTCAGCAACATATGTGGATGCATCATCTGATGGGAGGCTGTGCTTCCCTGGAGTCAATTCACAATTATTAGGACCTGCTGGTGTGGAGGATGGGGATTCTGGTCACAATAGATCAGATAGTCTAAAATCTGAGATTGCCAAATTTACTGATAAAGGGGGACTTGTAGACTATGATGGCGTAGAGAAATTGGTGCAGCTCATGATGCCtgagaaaaaaatagatttggTTTGCCGATCAGTGCTTGCTGGTGTGGTGGCTGCGACAGACAAATTGGATTGCCTTAATTGGTTTGTGCAGCTTAAGGGTTTACCTGTTTATGATGAATGGCTTCAAGAGGTCCACAAAGGAAAGATTGGTGATGGTAACAGCCCCAAAGACGGTGATAGATCAATTGAggaatttctcttaattttacTTCGTGCACTTGATAAACTGCCTATAAATCTTCATGCACTACAAATGTGTAACATTGGCAAGTCTGTTAATCATTTGTGTACACACAAGAATTTGGAAATTCAGAAGAAAGCAAGGAGTTTAGTTGACACCTGGAAGAAACGTGTTGAGGCTGAAATGGATGCAAAACCAAATCAGGGTGTCTCCTGGCCAGCTAGATGCAGGCTTCCAGAAGTTACTCCTGGTGGGAACAGACAATCTGGTGGATCCTCTGAGGTTGCTGTAAAGAGCTTGGTGATGCAGCCTACTGCTTCTAAAACTGCTTCAGTCAAGCTTGTACCGGGGGAGACCACTGCAAAGTCAGCATTTGCATCACCGGTGTTTGTGAAATCAGTACCATCACCTACATCAGTGGGCACAAACCTAAAAGATGGACAATCTCGTAATTATGCTGTTGGTGGTGCAATTGAACTTCCTTCAAATCCGGCAAAGGATGAGACTAGCGCTGAACCATCCCTGGTTAACCAGCACCTTAGAGGCAGTGTGCCATCCCAGCCAACTGTTTCAAGCCTTCGGGTGGATAATTCAGAGACAGGGAACATTTCTTCATGGTCTTCCACTGGGAAGCACTCGGCCATATCAATTCCATCTATTTTGCCTGATAGAGCTGAGCAGCCTTTTCCCATTGTTGCCACTGGTGGGCCCCAAAGGATGTTGGGTCCCCCTACTGCTGCTACTCCATTTAGTCCTGATGTTTTCAGAGGCTCAGTGCTGTCATCTTCTCCGGCAGTGACCTTTCCATCCACCTCATTTCAGTATCCGGTCTTCCCTTTTGGTAACAGTTTTCCTCTCCCATCGGCAACCTTTTCTGGTGGTTCAGCAACATATGTGGATGCATCATCTGGTGGGAGGCTGTGCTTCCCTGGAGTCAATTCACAATTATTAGGACCTGCTGGTGCAGTCTCGTCCCATTACCCTAGGCCTTATGTTGTTAATCTAGCAGATGGCAGCAATAGCGTTGGTGCTGAGAGCAGTAGAAAATGGGGAAGGCAGGTCCTAGATCCGAATGCAGGGCCTGGTGGCCCAGACATAGAAGGTAGAGATGAGATGTCTTCTCTTGCACTGAGGCAATTGTCGGTTGCCAGTTCTCATGCACAAGCAGAAGAGCAAGCAAGGATGTATCATATTGCAGGTGGCATTTTGAAGAGGAGGGAACCTGAGGGAGGGTGGGATGGCTGCAAGCAGTCCTCGTGGCAGTAG
- the LOC123207802 gene encoding uncharacterized protein LOC123207802 isoform X1, with translation MHLLMVLPLLLCLLLPIQLLSFLSVQNSASCHPPQVKGKKRERGDKGSEAVKRERSSRMEDGDSGHNRSDSLKSEIAKFTDKGGLVDYDGVEKLVQLMMPEKKIDLVCRSVLAGVVAATDKLDCLNWFVQLKGLPVYDEWLQEVHKGKIGDGNSPKDGDRSIEEFLLILLRALDKLPINLHALQMCNIGKSVNHLRTHKNLEIQKKARSLVDTWKKRVEAEMDAKPNQGVSWPARRRLPEVTPGGNRQSGGSSEVAVKSLVMQPTASKTASVKLVPGETTAKSAFASPVSVKSVPSPTSVGTNLKDGQSRNYAVGGAIELPSNPAKDETSAEPSLVNQHLRGSVPSQPSVSSLRVDNSETGNISSWSSTGKHSAISIPSILPDRAEQPFPIVATGGPQRMLGPPTAATPFSPDVFRGSVLSSSPAVTFPSTSFQYPVFPFGNSFPLPSATFSGGSATYVDASSDGRLCFPGVNSQLLGPAGVEDGDSGHNRSDSLKSEIAKFTDKGGLVDYDGVEKLVQLMMPEKKIDLVCRSVLAGVVAATDKLDCLNWFVQLKGLPVYDEWLQEVHKGKIGDGNSPKDGDRSIEEFLLILLRALDKLPINLHALQMCNIGKSVNHLCTHKNLEIQKKARSLVDTWKKRVEAEMDAKPNQGVSWPARCRLPEVTPGGNRQSGGSSEVAVKSLVMQPTASKTASVKLVPGETTAKSAFASPVSVKSVPSPTSVGTNLKDGQSRNYAVGGAIELPSNPAKDETSAEPSLVNQHLRGSVPSQPSVSSLRVDNSETGNISSWSSTGKHSAISIPSILPDRAEQPFPIVATGGPQRMLGPPTAATPFSPDVFRGSVLSSSPAVTFPSTSFQYPVFPFGNSFPLPSATFSGGSATYVDASSDGRLCFPGVNSQLLGPAGVEDGDSGHNRSDSLKSEIAKFTDKGGLVDYDGVEKLVQLMMPEKKIDLVCRSVLAGVVAATDKLDCLNWFVQLKGLPVYDEWLQEVHKGKIGDGNSPKDGDRSIEEFLLILLRALDKLPINLHALQMCNIGKSVNHLCTHKNLEIQKKARSLVDTWKKRVEAEMDAKPNQGVSWPARCRLPEVTPGGNRQSGGSSEVAVKSLVMQPTASKTASVKLVPGETTAKSAFASPVFVKSVPSPTSVGTNLKDGQSRNYAVGGAIELPSNPAKDETSAEPSLVNQHLRGSVPSQPTVSSLRVDNSETGNISSWSSTGKHSAISIPSILPDRAEQPFPIVATGGPQRMLGPPTAATPFSPDVFRGSVLSSSPAVTFPSTSFQYPVFPFGNSFPLPSATFSGGSATYVDASSGGRLCFPGVNSQLLGPAGAVSSHYPRPYVVNLADGSNSVGAESSRKWGRQVLDPNAGPGGPDIEGRDEMSSLALRQLSVASSHAQAEEQARMYHIAGGILKRREPEGGWDGCKQSSWQ, from the exons ATGCACTTGCTCATGGTGCTGCCTCTCCTCCTTTGTCTTCTTCTCCCAATTCAACTACTTTCTTTTCTCAG TGTGCAGAATAGTGCTTCCTGTCATCCACCACAAGTTAAAGGGAAGAAAAGGGAGAGGGGAGATAAGGGCTCTGAGGCTGTTAAGCGGGAACGTTCTTCAAGAATGGAGGATGGGGATTCTGGTCACAATAGATCAGATAGTCTAAAATCTGAGATTGCCAAATTTACTGATAAAGGGGGACTTGTAGACTATGATGGCGTAGAGAAATTGGTGCAGCTCATGATGCCtgagaaaaaaatagatttggTTTGCCGATCAGTGCTTGCTGGTGTGGTGGCTGCGACAGACAAATTGGATTGCCTTAATTGGTTTGTGCAGCTTAAGGGTTTACCTGTTTATGATGAATGGCTTCAAGAGGTCCACAAAGGAAAGATTGGTGATGGTAACAGCCCCAAAGACGGTGATAGATCAATTGAggaatttctcttaattttacTTCGTGCACTTGATAAACTGCCTATAAATCTTCATGCACTACAAATGTGTAACATTGGCAAGTCTGTTAATCATTTGCGTACACACAAGAATTTGGAAATTCAGAAGAAAGCAAGGAGTTTAGTTGACACCTGGAAGAAACGTGTTGAGGCTGAAATGGATGCAAAACCAAATCAGGGTGTCTCCTGGCCAGCTAGACGCAGGCTTCCAGAAGTTACTCCTGGTGGGAACAGACAATCTGGTGGATCCTCTGAGGTTGCTGTAAAGAGCTTGGTGATGCAGCCTACTGCTTCTAAAACTGCTTCAGTCAAGCTTGTACCGGGGGAGACCACTGCAAAGTCAGCATTTGCATCACCGGTGTCTGTGAAATCAGTACCATCACCTACATCAGTGGGCACAAACCTAAAAGATGGACAATCTCGTAATTATGCTGTTGGTGGTGCAATTGAACTTCCTTCAAATCCGGCAAAGGATGAGACTAGCGCTGAACCATCCCTGGTTAACCAGCACCTTAGAGGCAGTGTGCCATCCCAGCCATCTGTTTCAAGCCTTCGGGTGGATAATTCAGAGACAGGGAACATTTCTTCATGGTCTTCCACTGGGAAGCACTCAGCCATATCAATTCCATCTATTTTGCCTGATAGAGCTGAGCAGCCTTTTCCCATTGTTGCCACTGGTGGGCCCCAAAGGATGTTGGGTCCCCCTACTGCTGCTACTCCATTTAGTCCTGATGTTTTCAGAGGCTCAGTGCTGTCATCTTCTCCGGCAGTGACCTTTCCATCCACCTCATTTCAGTATCCGGTCTTCCCTTTTGGTAACAGTTTTCCTCTCCCATCGGCAACCTTTTCTGGTGGTTCAGCAACATATGTGGATGCATCATCTGATGGGAGGCTGTGCTTCCCTGGAGTCAATTCACAATTATTAGGACCTGCTGGTGTGGAGGATGGGGATTCTGGTCACAATAGATCAGATAGTCTAAAATCTGAGATTGCCAAATTTACTGATAAAGGGGGACTTGTAGACTATGATGGCGTAGAGAAATTGGTGCAGCTCATGATGCCtgagaaaaaaatagatttggTTTGCCGATCAGTGCTTGCTGGTGTGGTGGCTGCGACAGACAAATTGGATTGCCTTAATTGGTTTGTGCAGCTTAAGGGTTTACCTGTTTATGATGAATGGCTTCAAGAGGTCCACAAAGGAAAGATTGGTGATGGTAACAGCCCCAAAGACGGTGATAGATCAATTGAggaatttctcttaattttacTTCGTGCACTTGATAAACTGCCTATAAATCTTCATGCACTACAAATGTGTAACATTGGCAAGTCTGTTAATCATTTGTGTACACACAAGAATTTGGAAATTCAGAAGAAAGCAAGGAGTTTAGTTGACACCTGGAAGAAACGTGTTGAGGCTGAAATGGATGCAAAACCAAATCAGGGTGTCTCCTGGCCAGCTAGATGCAGGCTTCCAGAAGTTACTCCTGGTGGGAACAGACAATCTGGTGGATCCTCTGAGGTTGCTGTAAAGAGCTTGGTGATGCAGCCTACTGCTTCTAAAACTGCTTCAGTCAAGCTTGTACCGGGGGAGACCACTGCAAAGTCAGCATTTGCATCACCGGTGTCTGTGAAATCAGTACCATCACCTACATCAGTGGGCACAAACCTAAAAGATGGACAATCTCGTAATTATGCTGTTGGTGGTGCAATTGAACTTCCTTCAAATCCGGCAAAGGATGAGACTAGCGCTGAACCATCCCTGGTTAACCAGCACCTTAGAGGCAGTGTGCCATCCCAGCCATCTGTTTCAAGCCTTCGGGTGGATAATTCAGAGACAGGGAACATTTCTTCATGGTCTTCCACTGGGAAGCACTCAGCCATATCAATTCCATCTATTTTGCCTGATAGAGCTGAGCAGCCTTTTCCCATTGTTGCCACTGGTGGGCCCCAAAGGATGTTGGGTCCCCCTACTGCTGCTACTCCATTTAGTCCTGATGTTTTCAGAGGCTCAGTGCTGTCATCTTCTCCGGCAGTGACCTTTCCATCCACCTCATTTCAGTATCCGGTCTTCCCTTTTGGTAACAGTTTTCCTCTCCCATCGGCAACCTTTTCTGGTGGTTCAGCAACATATGTGGATGCATCATCTGATGGGAGGCTGTGCTTCCCTGGAGTCAATTCACAATTATTAGGACCTGCTGGTGTGGAGGATGGGGATTCTGGTCACAATAGATCAGATAGTCTAAAATCTGAGATTGCCAAATTTACTGATAAAGGGGGACTTGTAGACTATGATGGCGTAGAGAAATTGGTGCAGCTCATGATGCCtgagaaaaaaatagatttggTTTGCCGATCAGTGCTTGCTGGTGTGGTGGCTGCGACAGACAAATTGGATTGCCTTAATTGGTTTGTGCAGCTTAAGGGTTTACCTGTTTATGATGAATGGCTTCAAGAGGTCCACAAAGGAAAGATTGGTGATGGTAACAGCCCCAAAGACGGTGATAGATCAATTGAggaatttctcttaattttacTTCGTGCACTTGATAAACTGCCTATAAATCTTCATGCACTACAAATGTGTAACATTGGCAAGTCTGTTAATCATTTGTGTACACACAAGAATTTGGAAATTCAGAAGAAAGCAAGGAGTTTAGTTGACACCTGGAAGAAACGTGTTGAGGCTGAAATGGATGCAAAACCAAATCAGGGTGTCTCCTGGCCAGCTAGATGCAGGCTTCCAGAAGTTACTCCTGGTGGGAACAGACAATCTGGTGGATCCTCTGAGGTTGCTGTAAAGAGCTTGGTGATGCAGCCTACTGCTTCTAAAACTGCTTCAGTCAAGCTTGTACCGGGGGAGACCACTGCAAAGTCAGCATTTGCATCACCGGTGTTTGTGAAATCAGTACCATCACCTACATCAGTGGGCACAAACCTAAAAGATGGACAATCTCGTAATTATGCTGTTGGTGGTGCAATTGAACTTCCTTCAAATCCGGCAAAGGATGAGACTAGCGCTGAACCATCCCTGGTTAACCAGCACCTTAGAGGCAGTGTGCCATCCCAGCCAACTGTTTCAAGCCTTCGGGTGGATAATTCAGAGACAGGGAACATTTCTTCATGGTCTTCCACTGGGAAGCACTCGGCCATATCAATTCCATCTATTTTGCCTGATAGAGCTGAGCAGCCTTTTCCCATTGTTGCCACTGGTGGGCCCCAAAGGATGTTGGGTCCCCCTACTGCTGCTACTCCATTTAGTCCTGATGTTTTCAGAGGCTCAGTGCTGTCATCTTCTCCGGCAGTGACCTTTCCATCCACCTCATTTCAGTATCCGGTCTTCCCTTTTGGTAACAGTTTTCCTCTCCCATCGGCAACCTTTTCTGGTGGTTCAGCAACATATGTGGATGCATCATCTGGTGGGAGGCTGTGCTTCCCTGGAGTCAATTCACAATTATTAGGACCTGCTGGTGCAGTCTCGTCCCATTACCCTAGGCCTTATGTTGTTAATCTAGCAGATGGCAGCAATAGCGTTGGTGCTGAGAGCAGTAGAAAATGGGGAAGGCAGGTCCTAGATCCGAATGCAGGGCCTGGTGGCCCAGACATAGAAGGTAGAGATGAGATGTCTTCTCTTGCACTGAGGCAATTGTCGGTTGCCAGTTCTCATGCACAAGCAGAAGAGCAAGCAAGGATGTATCATATTGCAGGTGGCATTTTGAAGAGGAGGGAACCTGAGGGAGGGTGGGATGGCTGCAAGCAGTCCTCGTGGCAGTAG